In Corynebacterium frankenforstense DSM 45800, the DNA window TCGCCGCCGTCCTTCCACTGCTGCTCCAGGGCCTTCTTGAACTGCTCACCGGTCAGGCGGGTGTAGGTGATCTCGTTGCCGAAGGGCTGCACGGCGAAGGCCTCGGCGTAGGTGACCTCGCCGGCGTCGAGGTCGTCGCGCACGCCGCCGGCGTTCATCACGCCGATGTCGGCGGTCACCGAGGTCTTGTTGGAGATGGCCCAGCGCGCCGCGTCGGCCAGGAAGTTGTTGGCGGTGGACTCCACGCCGCGGTTGGAGCCCGGGTCGCCGCCGGCGTTGACGCCGCGGGTCAGCGGGGCGTCGATCTCGGCGACGACCTTGGCGCCCTCCTCCTCGGCGGCCTCCTCAGCACCCTTGACGGTGGCCTCGATCGCCGGGTCGGGGTTGCCGCAGGCGTTGATGGCCGCGGCGTCGAGCAGCTCGGCGGAGTCGACGGTCAGGGTGTCGGACTCGCGGTCGTAGCTGAAGTCGACGGAGTTGAGGTACTGCGAGTAGCTGCCGGCCTGCATGACCAGCGGCACGCCCTCGGGGCGGTCGAGGTTCGGCTCGACGGGCTGGTGGGTGTGGCCGGCGAAGACGACGTCGACGTTCTCGGAGAAGGCGGCCGGGTCGGTGACGCCCTCGTGGAAGAGGCCGACGACGACGTCGGCCTCGCCGGACTCGGTCAGCTCGTCGGCGACCTTGTTGGTCGCGGCGACCGGGTCGGTGAACTCGATGCCCTCGATGCCGCCGGGCGAGACCAGGTTCGGCATGTCGTCGGTGACGGTGCCGACGTAGGCGACCTTCACGCCGTCGAGATCGACGATCTTGTAGGAGGCCAGCTCGGTGCCCTCGGCGTTGGCACCCAGGTAGTCCCAGTCGGCGGCCGGCTCAATGCGGTCCTTCAGGTCCGCGTAGCCCTTGTCGAACTCGTGGTTGCCCACCGCGGAGACCTCGAGGCCCATCTGGTTGAGGGTCTCGATGGCCGGCTCGTCCTCGAGCAGCGCGGAGGCGTAGGGCGAGCCGCCCACCAGGTCGCCGGAGGCGACGAAGGAGGACGGCAGGTCGCCGGCCTCCTTGTCGACGGCGCACTTGAGCATCGCGGCGCCGGGGTCGGACTTGTTGGCGGCGAAGTGGCCGTGGAAGTCGGTGATGTTGGAGATGTGGAAGCGGGCGGACCCGTTCTCCTCCTCCTGGGCACCGGCGGGGACGACCAGTCCGAGCGTGCTCACGGAGAGCACGGTCAGGGCGGCCAGACCGCGGCGCGGGATGCGGTGGGACATGAAGGCTCCTTAGGTTCTGCGGCGGCCCCGGTCCGGGGCACCCTCATGTTTTTCATAGCCGCGGTTCAGGACACTTGCAGCGCAAGAAAAGGGAATTCACCGCCGCGTCACGCGGGCGAAACCCACCGGTCACCGCGCCGCGCCCGGCGCCGCGGCCGGCCCCGGCGTCACCGCGCGATCTCGGCGAGCAGCTCCTCGAAGGCCGCGCCGGTGTCCGCCCAGGAGAAGCCGGCGGCCCACGCACGCGCACGCTCGCCCATCGCGGCGCGCACCGCGTCGTCGTCAAGCAATGAACGCACGGCGGCGGTGAACGCGCGCGGGTCGTCGGGCTCGACGAGCACGCCGGTGCGGCCGTGGTCGATCGAGTCGCGCAGCCCGCCGGAGGCGGCGTAACCGACGGTGGGCACGCCGTGCTGGGCGGCCTCGACGACGGCCAGGCCCCAGCCCTCGGCGGCCGAGGGCATCAGGTGCAGCGCCGCGCCGGCGAGGATGCGGTGCTTTGTAGCCTCGTCGACCTGGCCGTGGAAGACCACGCGGTCCTCCACGCCGAGGTCGCGGGCGTGCTCGCGCAGGCGCGGGCCCCACCAGCCGGAGCCGATGACGTCGAGGACCACCCCGGGCAGCTCGGCGACGGCGGCCATGGCGTGCTCGATGCGCTTGTGCGGCACCAGGCGCGACAGCGTCACCACGCGCACGGGGGCGTCGGGCACGGGGGCGGTCGCCGGTGGGGCGTCGGTGTCGGCGCCGGTGCCGACGTCGGGGACCTCGAGCGGGTCGACGCCGTTGGCGACGATGCGGATGCGGCCCGGGTCCACGCCGAGTTCGACGAGCTGGCCACGGCTGGAGGCGGAGACGGTCACGTAGGGCGCGCCGCGGTAGACGCGCGGGGCCAGCCACGACTCGAGCCACCAGCCCAGCCTGCCGATGACGGGCCCGGCGACCGGCCACTGCGCGCGGTGGCAGTGGTGGGTCAAAAGCACGGTGGGGCGGCCGGCGAAGACGCGGGCGAAGAACGGGATGCCGTTCTGCGTGTCCACCACGGCATCGACGTCCCTGAGGGGCCCGAGGCCGAGGCGCCCGGCGAGCATCGCGACGGCGGCGCGGACGTAGACGGTGTAGCGCCCGCCGGCGCGCGAGAAGGTCATGCCGTCGCGGACCTCGCGGCGGGCCGCGCCCGGGTAGACGGCGGTTTGGTAGACGACCTCGTGGCCGTGGCGCGCGAGATACGCCCCGACGCGTTCGAGGTAGCGCTCGGAGCCGCCGCCCTGGGGGTGGGCGGTGTCGCGCCAGCACAACAGCAGGATCTTCATGTGGCCTCCCAGCCTAACCGGCGCGCGCGCCGCACTAGCCTGGCGGTCATGGACCTGCCCCACACCCGCGCGCGGGCCACGCTGCCGCGCGCGCTCGCCCTGCTGCGCGACGTCCGCGTCGAGCAGACCGACCCCGCGCGCTTCTACGGCCACCTCGCCGAGGACACCGCGGGGCTTCTCGGCTGCCTGGTCGCCGACGCCTCCGGTTCGATTGACGACGCCGCGCCCGCCCTGCGTGGGGCGCGCGTGCTCGACGTGGGCGGGGGCCCGGGATACTTCGCCGAGGCCTTCGCCCGGCGCGGGGCGCACTACGTCGGGCTCGAACCGGACGCCGGGGAGATGGCGGCCGCGGGCATCCGGGTGGCGGCCTCGGTGCGCGGCGCCGGCGAGGCGCTGCCCTTCCGCGACGGCGCCTTCGACGTCGTCTACTCCTCGAACGTCGCCGAGCACGTGCCGGACCCGTGGGCGATGGGCTCCGAGATGCTGCGGGTGACCCGCCCCGGCGGGCTGACGGTTCTCAGCTACACGGTGTGGCTGGGCCCCTTCGGCGGACACGAGACGGGGCTGTGGGAGCACTACGTCGGCGGCGACTTCGCGCGCGAGCGCTACACGCGCCGGCACGGCCACGAGCCGAAGAACGTCTTCGGCCGCTCGCT includes these proteins:
- a CDS encoding class I SAM-dependent methyltransferase, with protein sequence MDLPHTRARATLPRALALLRDVRVEQTDPARFYGHLAEDTAGLLGCLVADASGSIDDAAPALRGARVLDVGGGPGYFAEAFARRGAHYVGLEPDAGEMAAAGIRVAASVRGAGEALPFRDGAFDVVYSSNVAEHVPDPWAMGSEMLRVTRPGGLTVLSYTVWLGPFGGHETGLWEHYVGGDFARERYTRRHGHEPKNVFGRSLFAVSCADGLRWARPVADSGAAEVVGLFPRYHPRWAWWVTRVPGLREFLVSNLVIVLRKS
- a CDS encoding bifunctional metallophosphatase/5'-nucleotidase, whose product is MSHRIPRRGLAALTVLSVSTLGLVVPAGAQEEENGSARFHISNITDFHGHFAANKSDPGAAMLKCAVDKEAGDLPSSFVASGDLVGGSPYASALLEDEPAIETLNQMGLEVSAVGNHEFDKGYADLKDRIEPAADWDYLGANAEGTELASYKIVDLDGVKVAYVGTVTDDMPNLVSPGGIEGIEFTDPVAATNKVADELTESGEADVVVGLFHEGVTDPAAFSENVDVVFAGHTHQPVEPNLDRPEGVPLVMQAGSYSQYLNSVDFSYDRESDTLTVDSAELLDAAAINACGNPDPAIEATVKGAEEAAEEEGAKVVAEIDAPLTRGVNAGGDPGSNRGVESTANNFLADAARWAISNKTSVTADIGVMNAGGVRDDLDAGEVTYAEAFAVQPFGNEITYTRLTGEQFKKALEQQWKDGGERPVLSLGVSDNVSYVYDVEAPAGERIKSVTVDGEPLDPGREYVVAGSTFLLEGGDSFSALAEGSELAATGLMDIEAFVSYLRDNEDAAPRAGQSNVSVHLPEKAAAGEEITVELSSLIYSVDDPAKKVTVRVGDTEVEADIDPDLGEPGHGEAGKASVTLTLPEDATAETELTVTTDAGTEVSAPLGSLTEIDGSGDDKPGEPGSGDDGSSGSSGSSESGKIVGGVLGGLLGLGALVTALLAFLLPGVPGALPGALDRLSEQFPQAAPFIDQLKNAL
- a CDS encoding glycosyltransferase family 4 protein; this encodes MKILLLCWRDTAHPQGGGSERYLERVGAYLARHGHEVVYQTAVYPGAARREVRDGMTFSRAGGRYTVYVRAAVAMLAGRLGLGPLRDVDAVVDTQNGIPFFARVFAGRPTVLLTHHCHRAQWPVAGPVIGRLGWWLESWLAPRVYRGAPYVTVSASSRGQLVELGVDPGRIRIVANGVDPLEVPDVGTGADTDAPPATAPVPDAPVRVVTLSRLVPHKRIEHAMAAVAELPGVVLDVIGSGWWGPRLREHARDLGVEDRVVFHGQVDEATKHRILAGAALHLMPSAAEGWGLAVVEAAQHGVPTVGYAASGGLRDSIDHGRTGVLVEPDDPRAFTAAVRSLLDDDAVRAAMGERARAWAAGFSWADTGAAFEELLAEIAR